Proteins encoded by one window of Dendropsophus ebraccatus isolate aDenEbr1 chromosome 4, aDenEbr1.pat, whole genome shotgun sequence:
- the LRRN1 gene encoding leucine-rich repeat neuronal protein 1, with translation MAYRKLLDLMSYKLMIGFLITLLTGSQANECPQLCVCGNRPWFTPQSTYREAKTVDCNDLRLTKIPANLSSDTQVLLLQSNNIERTNGELQQLVNLTELDLSQNNITSIQDVGLANLSQLTTLHLEENQVFEMTDYCLQDLINLEELYINHNQLSSISPSAFAGLRSLLRLHLNSNKLRIIDSRWFESTPNLEILMIGENPVIGILDLNFQPLTNLRSLVLAGMYLSDIPGNAFLGLDNLESLSFYDNKLSKVPQVALQKLPNLKFLDLNKNPIRKIQEGDFKNMLRLKELGINNMAELVSLDRHALDNLPELTKLEATNNPKLSYIHRSAFRNVPTLESLMLNNNALNSVYKGTVESLPNLREISIHSNPLRCDCVLHWMGSNQTTIRFMEPLSMFCALPPEYRGQSVKEALAQDPAGEQCLPMISQDTFPSHLSLDLGMTISLDCRAMAEPEPEIYWVTPMGHKVTTETLSDKYRLSGEGTLQISNVQVEDSGRYTCVAQNSEGADTRVATLRINGTLLDGSQALRLYVQQTEASSVLVSWKVSSSILASNLKWSSATMKIDNPHITYTARVPADVHEYNLTHLQPATEYEVCLTVSGLHQQAQRACINVTTKGTSYSLTVTDQETSAALAAVMGSLFALISFASVSVYAAKRFQRKNYRHSLKKYMQKTSSIPLNELYPPLISLWEGDSEKEKDGTVETKASQVDTSRSYYMW, from the coding sequence ATGGCCTATAGGAAGCTTCTTGACTTGATGTCTTACAAGTTGATGATTGGATTTCTCATCACTTTGTTAACAGGCTCTCAAGCCAATGAATGTCCTCAGCTCTGTGTGTGCGGTAACCGCCCTTGGTTTACTCCACAGTCCACCTACCGTGAGGCCAAAACTGTGGACTGCAACGATTTACGTCTAACCAAGATCCCGGCAAACCTTTCTTCAGACACCCAGGTGCTTCTACTGCAGAGCAACAACATTGAACGGACTAACGGAGAACTTCAGCAGCTGGTAAACCTTACAGAGCTTGATCTTTCCCAGAATAATATCACCTCCATTCAGGATGTGGGCCTGGCAAATCTTAGCCAGCTCACCACTCTGCACCTGGAGGAGAACCAAGTGTTTGAAATGACTGACTACTGTCTTCAAGACTTGATCAACCTGGAGGAACTCTACATCAACCACAATCAGCTGAGTTCCATCTCACCTAGTGCCTTTGCTGGACTGCGCAGTTTACTCCGCCTACACCTAAACTCTAATAAACTGCGGATTATTGACAGCCGCTGGTTTGAGTCCACCCCTAACTTGGAGATACTAATGATCGGAGAGAATCCAGTAATCGGTATACTGGATTTAAATTTCCAACCACTAACCAATTTGCGGAGCTTAGTCTTGGCTGGCATGTATCTTAGTGACATTCCAGGAAATGCTTTTCTGGGATTAGATAATCTGGAGAGTTTATCATTTTATGACAATAAACTCAGTAAAGTTCCCCAGGTGGCCCTACAGAAACTTCCTAACCTAAAATTTTTGGATCTTAATAAAAATCCCATCCGAAAGATTCAAGAAGGTGACTTCAAGAACATGTTACGTTTAAAGGAGCTTGGGATCAATAACATGGCAGAACTTGTGTCTCTGGATCGCCATGCTCTAGACAATCTCCCTGAATTAACAAAGCTTGAAGCTACAAACAATCCGAAACTGTCCTATATCCACCGCTCCGCCTTCCGTAACGTGCCTACCCTGGAGAGCTTGATGCTCAATAATAATGCACTGAACTCTGTGTATAAGGGGACGGTAGAATCCCTGCCCAATCTGCGCGAAATTAGTATCCACAGTAATCCCCTACGTTGTGACTGTGTCCTACACTGGATGGGTTCCAACCAGACCACTATCCGTTTTATGGAGCCGCTATCCATGTTTTGTGCATTGCCCCCAGAATATCGAGGCCAGTCTGTGAAAGAGGCTTTGGCTCAAGACCCTGCTGGAGAGCAATGTTTACCTATGATATCTCAAGACACTTTCCCCAGCCACCTCAGCCTTGACTTGGGTATGACCATTTCCTTGGATTGTAGAGCAATGGCAGAACCTGAGCCTGAAATCTATTGGGTTACCCCAATGGGACATAAAGTCACCACAGAAACATTGTCTGATAAATATCGCTTGAGTGGGGAAGGAACACTCCAAATCAGCAATGTACAGGTAGAGGACTCTGGCCGATATACATGCGTGGCACAAAACTCTGAAGGAGCAGACACCAGGGTGGCCACACTGCGTATAAATGGCACCCTTCTGGATGGGTCACAGGCTTTGCGCCTATATGTTCAGCAGACTGAAGCCAGTTCAGTCCTAGTGTCCTGGAAGGTTAGTTCCAGCATTTTAGCTTCTAACCTTAAATGGTCTTCTGCCACAATGAAGATTGATAACCCACACATCACATACACGGCCCGTGTTCCTGCTGATGTCCATGAATACAACTTGACCCATCTCCAACCTGCTACAGAGTATGAAGTATGTCTGACGGTATCTGGTCTACATCAACAAGCACAGCGTGCCTGCATCAATGTCACCACCAAAGGGACATCCTACTCATTGACTGTCACCGATCAAGAAACCAGTGCAGCTCTGGCTGCTGTGATGGGTTCTCTTTTTGCCCTGATCAGTTTTGCTTCTGTCTCTGTTTATGCAGCAAAACGATTCCAGAGGAAAAACTATCGCCATTCCCTGAAGAAGTACATGCAGAAAACGTCATCTATCCCACTGAATGAGTTATACCCCCCACTCATCAGCCTGTGGGAGGGGGACAGCGAGAAGGAGAAAGACGGGACTGTGGAGACCAAAGCCTCCCAGGTGGATACATCCCGGAGCTATTACATGTGGTAA